The Bos indicus isolate NIAB-ARS_2022 breed Sahiwal x Tharparkar chromosome X, NIAB-ARS_B.indTharparkar_mat_pri_1.0, whole genome shotgun sequence genome has a window encoding:
- the LOC139181205 gene encoding protein FAM209-like: MVPVLLHSCVTCVHALMFTSLRDKAEEFQGKKLCRGHFPMWQNLPEHAQDWLEITFSVKLAGESGGSSVHTPLAHQAGSFGFQGKRKKEVSPNKECTFNTLTLLEMDLLKFVSRVWNLKLAMATSGNLNPPNVKVPADAPDNISVHEPWANEDSD; this comes from the exons ATGGTTCCTGTGCTTCTTCATAGTTGTGTTACCTGTGTCCATGCTTTAATGTTTACTTCTCTGAGAGACAAAGCTGAAGAATTCCAGGGGAAGAAGCTCTGCAGAGGACACTTTCCAATGTGGCAGAATCTACCAGAACATGCCCAAGACTGGCTTGAGATCACATTTTCTG TGAAGTTGGCAGGAGAGAGTGGTGGGAGTAGTGTGCACACTCCTCTTGCCCATCAGGCCGGTTCATTTGGCtttcagggaaagagaaagaaagaggtttCCCCCAACAAAGAGTGTACGTTCAATACCTTAACCCTGCTGGAGATGGACCTTTTGAAATTTGTGTCCAGAGTGTGGAATCTGAAACTCGCCATGGCAACCAGTGGTAACCTCAACCCTCCCAATGTCAAGGTTCCTGCAGATGCACCCGATAACATTTCAGTACATGAGCCCTGGGCCAACGAAGACTCTGACTGA